Proteins from a genomic interval of Scatophagus argus isolate fScaArg1 chromosome 6, fScaArg1.pri, whole genome shotgun sequence:
- the pde4ba gene encoding cAMP-specific 3',5'-cyclic phosphodiesterase 4B isoform X4: MGACCFDKKEKKLGKLNGWRKFKRMLNRELTHLSEMSRSGNQVSEFISNTFLDKQNEVEIPSPTSKTREKKKQQKQQLMTQISGVKKVSHGPSLSSSSISRFGVKTDKEELLSKELEDLNKWGLNIFSVSEYSHNRPLTCIMYAIFQERDLLKTFKIPADTFVAYMMTLEDHYHSDVAYHNSLHAADVAQSTHILLSTPALDAVFTDLEILAAIFAAAIHDVDHPGVSNQFLINTNSELALMYNDESVLENHHLAVGFKLLQEDNCDIFQNLTKKQRQSLRKMVIDMVLATDMSKHMSLLADLKTMVETKKVTSSGVLLLDNYTDRIQVLRNMVHCADLSNPTKSLELYRQWTDRIMEEFFHQGDRERERGMEISPMCDKHTASVEKSQVGFIDYIVHPLWETWADLVHPDAQDILDTLEDNRNWYQSMIPQSPSPPFYDQGTHGHSGGTGGQGGGEKFQFELTLEEEDLDGIEKDGEEEEEEEELEEEEDSLGDSRSPPLDYLDVQEQEEGSMMEPTTAIEIVTHEASPTDT, encoded by the exons ACAAACAGAATGAGGTGGAGATCCCATCGCCGACGTCCAAGACtcgagagaagaagaagcagcagaagcagcagctgatgaCACAGATCAGCGGGGTCAAGAAGGTCTCCCACGGGCCCTcgctctccagcagcagcatctcGCGTTTCGGCGTCAAGACCGATAAGGAGGAGCTGCTGTCCAAGGAGCTGGAGGACCTTAACAAGTGGGGCctgaacattttctctgtttcgGAGTACTCCCACAACCGGCCTCTTACGTGCATCATGTACGCCATCTTCCAG GAGCGAGACCtgttaaagacatttaaaattcCTGCGGATACGTTTGTAGCCTACATGATGACATTGGAAGATCACTACCATTCAGATGTGGCGTACCATAACAGCCTGCATGCCGCCGATGTGGCCCAATCCACACATATCCTCCTATCCACTCCAGCCCTGGAT gcGGTCTTCACAGATCTCGAGATCCTAGCAGCCATCTTTGCGGCAGCTATCCATGATGTAGACCATCCTGGAGTGTCAAACCAATTCCTAATCAATACCA ATTCTGAGCTGGCGCTGATGTACAATGATGAGTCTGTGCTAGAGAACCATCACTTGGCTGTGGGATTCAAGCTACTGCAGGAGGACAACTGTGACATCTTCCAGAACCTCACAAAGAAGCAGCGACAGTCCCTGCGAAAGATGGTCATTGACATG gTTTTGGCCACTGACATGTCCAAACACATGAGTCTGCTGGCTGATCTGAAGACCATGGTGGAGACTAAGAAGGTGACAAGCTCtggagtgctgctgctggacaatTACACCGACAGGATACAA GTGCTGCGTAACATGGTGCACTGTGCTGACCTGAGCAACCCCACTAAGTCCCTGGAGCTGTATCGTCAGTGGACTGATCGGATAATGGAGGAGTTCTTCCatcagggagacagagagagggagagggggatggAGATCAGCCCTAtgtgtgacaaacacacagcatcagtGGAAAAGAGCCAG GTGGGTTTTATTGACTACATTGTGCACCCTTTGTGGGAGACCTGGGCCGATCTGGTCCACCCTGACGCCCAGGACATTCTGGACACGTTAGAGGACAACAGGAACTGGTACCAGAGCATGATCCCCCAGAGTCCCTCCCCGCCCTTCTATGACCAGGgcacacatggacacagtgGAGGCACTGGGGGGCAGGGAGGCGGGGAGAAATTTCAGTTTGAGCTGACCTTGGAGGAAGAGGACTTGGATGGAATAGAGAAAGatggtgaagaggaggaagaagaggaagaattagaagaagaggaggatagTCTAGGCGATTCCCGTTCTCCTCCCCTGGACTATTTGGACGTtcaggagcaggaagagggCAGCATGATGGAGCCCACGACGGCAATAGAGATTGTGACACACGAGGCGTCACCCACAGACACATAG
- the pde4ba gene encoding cAMP-specific 3',5'-cyclic phosphodiesterase 4B isoform X5, with the protein MPEANYLLSVSWGYIKFKRMLNRELTHLSEMSRSGNQVSEFISNTFLDKQNEVEIPSPTSKTREKKKQQKQQLMTQISGVKKVSHGPSLSSSSISRFGVKTDKEELLSKELEDLNKWGLNIFSVSEYSHNRPLTCIMYAIFQERDLLKTFKIPADTFVAYMMTLEDHYHSDVAYHNSLHAADVAQSTHILLSTPALDAVFTDLEILAAIFAAAIHDVDHPGVSNQFLINTNSELALMYNDESVLENHHLAVGFKLLQEDNCDIFQNLTKKQRQSLRKMVIDMVLATDMSKHMSLLADLKTMVETKKVTSSGVLLLDNYTDRIQVLRNMVHCADLSNPTKSLELYRQWTDRIMEEFFHQGDRERERGMEISPMCDKHTASVEKSQVGFIDYIVHPLWETWADLVHPDAQDILDTLEDNRNWYQSMIPQSPSPPFYDQGTHGHSGGTGGQGGGEKFQFELTLEEEDLDGIEKDGEEEEEEEELEEEEDSLGDSRSPPLDYLDVQEQEEGSMMEPTTAIEIVTHEASPTDT; encoded by the exons ACAAACAGAATGAGGTGGAGATCCCATCGCCGACGTCCAAGACtcgagagaagaagaagcagcagaagcagcagctgatgaCACAGATCAGCGGGGTCAAGAAGGTCTCCCACGGGCCCTcgctctccagcagcagcatctcGCGTTTCGGCGTCAAGACCGATAAGGAGGAGCTGCTGTCCAAGGAGCTGGAGGACCTTAACAAGTGGGGCctgaacattttctctgtttcgGAGTACTCCCACAACCGGCCTCTTACGTGCATCATGTACGCCATCTTCCAG GAGCGAGACCtgttaaagacatttaaaattcCTGCGGATACGTTTGTAGCCTACATGATGACATTGGAAGATCACTACCATTCAGATGTGGCGTACCATAACAGCCTGCATGCCGCCGATGTGGCCCAATCCACACATATCCTCCTATCCACTCCAGCCCTGGAT gcGGTCTTCACAGATCTCGAGATCCTAGCAGCCATCTTTGCGGCAGCTATCCATGATGTAGACCATCCTGGAGTGTCAAACCAATTCCTAATCAATACCA ATTCTGAGCTGGCGCTGATGTACAATGATGAGTCTGTGCTAGAGAACCATCACTTGGCTGTGGGATTCAAGCTACTGCAGGAGGACAACTGTGACATCTTCCAGAACCTCACAAAGAAGCAGCGACAGTCCCTGCGAAAGATGGTCATTGACATG gTTTTGGCCACTGACATGTCCAAACACATGAGTCTGCTGGCTGATCTGAAGACCATGGTGGAGACTAAGAAGGTGACAAGCTCtggagtgctgctgctggacaatTACACCGACAGGATACAA GTGCTGCGTAACATGGTGCACTGTGCTGACCTGAGCAACCCCACTAAGTCCCTGGAGCTGTATCGTCAGTGGACTGATCGGATAATGGAGGAGTTCTTCCatcagggagacagagagagggagagggggatggAGATCAGCCCTAtgtgtgacaaacacacagcatcagtGGAAAAGAGCCAG GTGGGTTTTATTGACTACATTGTGCACCCTTTGTGGGAGACCTGGGCCGATCTGGTCCACCCTGACGCCCAGGACATTCTGGACACGTTAGAGGACAACAGGAACTGGTACCAGAGCATGATCCCCCAGAGTCCCTCCCCGCCCTTCTATGACCAGGgcacacatggacacagtgGAGGCACTGGGGGGCAGGGAGGCGGGGAGAAATTTCAGTTTGAGCTGACCTTGGAGGAAGAGGACTTGGATGGAATAGAGAAAGatggtgaagaggaggaagaagaggaagaattagaagaagaggaggatagTCTAGGCGATTCCCGTTCTCCTCCCCTGGACTATTTGGACGTtcaggagcaggaagagggCAGCATGATGGAGCCCACGACGGCAATAGAGATTGTGACACACGAGGCGTCACCCACAGACACATAG